A region of the Caballeronia sp. TF1N1 genome:
ATAATCCGCGCGGTCAACCAATTGGACAAGGCGCGGAACGACATACGACAAAGGCGCGCATTGTAGCCCTCGCGCGGCCCGACGCGGCAACGAGCGCATCCCACCCTTCGAAGACAACGCCCAGGAGACACAGTGGCCATCTACAAACTCGGCGACGACGCCCCCACCATCCACGAAAGCGTCTTTCTCGCGGATACCGCGACGATCATCGGTCAGGTGACGCTCGAGGAAAATGCCAGCGTGTGGTTCGGCGCGACGCTGCGCGGCGACAACGAACCGATCGTCGTCGGTCACGGCAGCAACGTGCAGGAAGGCGCGGTGCTGCACGCGGACCCGGGCTTTCCTCTGACGATCGAAAACGACGTGACCGTCGGACATCAGGCCATGCTGCACGGCTGCACCGTAAAGGAAGGCTCGCTGATCGGAATTCAGGCGGTGGTCTTGAATGGTGCGGTAATCGGCCGCAACTGTCTGGTTGGCGCGGGCGCCATCG
Encoded here:
- a CDS encoding gamma carbonic anhydrase family protein gives rise to the protein MAIYKLGDDAPTIHESVFLADTATIIGQVTLEENASVWFGATLRGDNEPIVVGHGSNVQEGAVLHADPGFPLTIENDVTVGHQAMLHGCTVKEGSLIGIQAVVLNGAVIGRNCLVGAGAIVTEGKVFPDNTLILGAPAKAVREIGEADIARMRGATASYADRREFYKAQLVRIG